From a region of the Lactuca sativa cultivar Salinas chromosome 4, Lsat_Salinas_v11, whole genome shotgun sequence genome:
- the LOC111906413 gene encoding uncharacterized protein LOC111906413 — protein MEKRLRSSLKSSADEFLSSSAKLGFQSVKTSLKTLIYSLKPSSDVVSSLPLSLHQSISQSIIRFKDLSGKGNTGDASSFGANSPVTPASKRVRRSSRQPESNRTDGKDDASGTVDEKTKLDKVKSEVSENLQVYAHVAHLCVTHPGNVFSASDLLPAVQELHDNLVVFELESNLLSEIASLCEEWWKRELPGRDCLITQSLPFLVSKSLTLKKKVNVHRVYALREAFTLFDFEDESIEDLKLLLIRCLISPLYLKMDEGRRFLAFLFGLSRQLVKESLAMIRSQIPFGRKSMLEAYADIVFRAWKAAEGESREEIENDFLQALVDSSIHASTGSFAASIRRILGGFITQRTTDGVEKLIFNLTEPVIFRSLQVANSNVRQNALHLLIDVFPLEDPDLTREAKDTLLHKQFFLIEKLIMDDCPDTRAVAVEGVCRILYMFWEIIPSSTITKLLTKLLDDMAHDMANMVRLSTVNGIIYLLGNPQSHEILKVLLPRLGHLILDSSLSIRSATVDLLLLLKGIHDFQFHKVVNLDVLLSTLANDQPLVAQKITKLLLPSYFPTTVTLEEACQRCVTLIKRSPLAGARFCEFSFSEGASPQFLNTLFKVLINLILSPHKTPLDQIEGILMAASNICNNLASEPKYKSALKDELTGKKLISLLSAAKTAHAQASVFKIVLTVLPDAASVLRQESMAMVTRCVGLSENKERQSQMRLIHKMMMSCGWIDDMIQTLTRVLQKTANGCVSSSSSSSSSGKKRKVKHGSVKSKHMSGKNHPDASRSSFFEDYTVCVGVAWQLKDLLTDVNTRKAVLESRNLESAFHALKIISEFVIECLQSNQIDTSPVSTYTSLILHISLKDSTGISTETIEHLLQCTEKLYKVNASRKSSKENGSSFEEENRISNIVKLSTSILKFIIDSNTLTNTNNHQETCLRFTRQYLGFIILNLRKHSHGILEFKEEDIKETFLCLKISFTYSAKLLNLILTNSSESNELSVEIQNLSNDMFDFVVSIEEHMGGKYGSLLFSVVKSWLPDLILSFGCSPPQPPLLPPLWVVVLGKIEVFELDLGDENENEKVVLASKFCMFKKVVERMVKLLRGNKSVMDVVGGFLLNLEKKDFGVLFGVLNFVCGKMVNHGNGEWGEMKLMLGCVGRIYPWMVRMCEECGDEGEKEWLEKGRVLLEPIWRCYVDDGTKEPMETGFEDVNV, from the exons ATGGAGAAGAGACTTCGTTCGTCACTGAAGTCATCGGCCGACGAATTCCTCTCGTCGTcggcgaaattagggtttcagtcagtTAAAACatctctcaaaaccctaatttactcACTAAAGCCATCATCTGATGTGGTTTCTTCACTTCCCCTTTCTCTTCACCAATCCATTTCTCAATCCATCATTCGGTTTAAAGATCTGTCGGGAAAAGGTAACACAGGAGATGCATCTTCCTTCGGTGCTAATTCACCTGTGACGCCGGCAAGTAAGCGTGTTCGTAGATCTTCACGGCAGCCGGAAAGCAACAGAACCGACGGAAAAGACGACGCTTCAGGTACAGTTGATGAAAAAACAAAACTTGACAAAGTCAAGAGTGAAGTAAGTGAAAATCTTCAGGTTTATGCTCACGTCGCTCACCTGTGTGTGACGCACCCGGGGAATGTGTTTTCTGCGTCTGATTTGTTACCCGCggttcaagaattgcatgataatTTAGTTGTTTTCGAATTGGAATCCAATTTATTGTCGGAGATTGCGAGCTTATGTGAGGAGTGGTGGAAAAGAGAGTTGCCTGGTAGGGATTGCTTAATTACTCAATCCTTGCCGTTCTTAGTGTCAAAATCATTGACTCTGAAGAAGAAAGTGAATGTTCATAGAGTATACGCTCTTCGTGAAGCATTCACATTGTTCGATTTCGAGGATGAGAGTATAGAGGATTTGAAATTACTGCTCATCAGATGCTTGATATCCCCACTGTATTTGAAAATGGATGAAGGGCGGCGATTTTTAGCATTCTTATTTGGGTTATCTAGACAGCTTGTGAAGGAATCACTGGCAATGATTAGGTCTCAGATTCCTTTCGGGAGGAAGTCGATGTTGGAGGCATATGCTGACATTGTTTTTAGGGCTTGGAAGGCTGCGGAAGGGGAGTCAAGAGAGGAGATTGAGAACGACTTTTTGCAAGCATTGGTTGATAGCTCAATTCATGCTAGTACTGGTTCTTTTGCTGCTTCTATCAGGAGAATTTTAGGAGGTTTTATCACCCAGCGAACTACTGATGGTGTTGAAAAGCTCATTTTCAATCTCACAGAGCCTGTTATATTCCGATCATTGCAG GTTGCAAACTCAAATGTTCGTCAAAATGCATTGCACTTACTCATAGATGTCTTCCCTCTTGAAGATCCTGACCTTACAAGGGAAGCTAAAGACACATTGCTTCACAAACAATTTTTCTTAATAGAGAAATTAATCATGGATGATTGTCCTGATACAAGAGCTGTAGCAGTAGAAGGTGTTTGTCGCATTCTTTATATGTTTTGGGAGATAATTCCATCTTCAACCATCACCAAACTACTCACCAAGCTACTAGATGACATGGCCCATGATATGGCCAACATGGTCAGGCTTTCAACTGTAAATGGTATCATCTATTTGCTTGGTAACCCTCAATCCCATGAGATTCTCAAAGTGCTTCTCCCAAGGTTAGGCCATTTGATTCTCGATTCATCTCTTTCAATACGCAGTGCTACTGTAGACCTCCTTCTTCTTTTAAAAGGCATCCATGATTTCCAGTTTCATAAAGTGGTGAATCTAGATGTTCTGTTATCGACACTTGCAAATGATCAACCACTTGTTGCTCAAAAAATCACTAAACTTCTCCTCCCTTCATATTTCCCCACAACTGTAACCCTAGAAGAAGCATGTCAACGATGTGTGACACTCATAAAAAGATCACCACTTGCTGGAGCAAGATTTTGTGAATTCTCATTTTCTGAAGGCGCATCTCCACAGTTTCTCAACACCCTTTTCAAAGTTCTCATCAATTTAATTCTCTCACCTCACAAGACCCCTTTAGATCAAATCGAAGGCATACTAATGGCTGCTAGCAACATCTGCAACAATCTAGCTTCTGAACCAAAGTACAAATCTGCCCTTAAGGATGAATTAACTGGGAAAAAGCTAATTTCCTTATTATCCGCTGCAAAAACTGCTCATGCTCAAGCATCTGTGTTCAAGATTGTTCTCACTGTTCTTCCTGATGCTGCTTCTGTTCTTCGCCAAGAATCCATGGCTATGGTCACAAGATGTGTTGGGTTATCTGAAAATAAAGAAAGACAATCACAAATGAGATTGATCCATAAAATGATGATGTCATGTGGTTGGATTGATGACATGATTCAAACTCTCACACGGGTTTTGCAAAAGACTGCAAATGGAtgtgtttcttcttcttcttcttcttcttcttcaggaaAGAAGAGAAAAGTCAAACATGGTTCAGTGAAAAGTAAGCACATGAGTGGAAAGAATCATCCGGATGCTTCTAGAAGTAGTTTTTTTGAAGATTACACAGTTTGTGTAGGTGTAGCTTGGCAATTAAAGGATTTGTTGACAGATGTCAACACCCGAAAAGCTGTGTTGGAatcaagaaatcttgaatctgCTTTTCATGCTTTGAAGATCATATCAGAGTTTGTTATTGAATGTTTGCAGAGTAATCAAATAGATACTTCTCCTGTGTCTACTTACACATCACTCATTCTTCATATATCTCTAAAGGATTCAACTGGAATATCTACTGAG ACAATTGAACATCTACTCCAATGTACAGAAAAGTTGTACAAAGTAAATGCTTCAAGAAAGTCATCTAAAGAAAATG GATCATCTTTTGAAGAAGAAAACAGAATCTCAAACATAGTAAAGCTCTCAACTTCCATTCTCAAGTTCATCATCGATTCAAATACATTAACTAACACCAACAACCATCAAGAAACGTGTTTAAGGTTCACAAGACAATATCTAGGGTTCATAATCCTAAATTTAAGGAAACATTCACACGGGATTCTCGAGTTTAAAGAAGAAGATATAAAAGAAACGTTTTTATGTCTCAAAATCTCCTTCACTTATTCAGCAAAACTACTGAATTTAATCCTCACAAACTCTTCAGAATCCAATGAACTTTCAGTTGAAATCCAGAATCTTTCAAATGACATGTTTGATTTTGTTGTTTCAATTGAAGAACACATGGGGGGGAAATACGGATCGCTTCTTTTTTCAGTAGTGAAATCATGGCTCCCGGATTTGATACTCTCATTCGGTTGTTCACCACCACAGCCGCCACTATTGCCGCCATTGTGGGTGGTGGTTTTGGGTAAGATTGAGGTTTTTGAGTTGGATTTGGGTGATGAAAATGAGAATGAGAAAGTTGTTTTAGCATccaagttttgtatgtttaagaaaGTGGTTGAAAGAATGGTGAAGCTTTTGAGGGGTAATAAGAGTGTAATGGATGTGGTTGGGGGGTTTTTGTTGAATTTAGAGAAGAAGGATTTTGGAGTGTTGTTTGGGGTTTTGAATTTTGTTTGTGGGAAGATGGTGAATCATGGGAATGGGGAGTGGGGGGAGATGAAGTTGATGTTGGGATGTGTTGGACGGATTTACCCTTGGATGGTGAGGATGTGTGAGGAGTGTGGAGATGAAGGTGAAAAGGAATGGTTGGAAAAAGGAAGGGTATTGTTGGAACCTATTTGGAGGTGTTATGTTGATGATGGGACTAAAGAGCCTATGGAAACTGGTTTTGAAGACGTTAATgtctaa
- the LOC111906414 gene encoding calcium-transporting ATPase 2, plasma membrane-type, whose amino-acid sequence MENYLNENFGGVKPKHSSEEVLQRWRDMCGLVKNPKRRFRFTANLSKRSEAAAMRRTNQKLRVAVLVSKAAFQFAKFAEPSDHTLPDEYKAAGFDISADEAGALVENHNPEKLKFHGGVHGLAKKLKTCTINGLAMDDKDLSCRQELFGTNEFTEREQRSFWVFVWEALQDMTLMVLAACAIVSLIVGIATEGWPKGSHDGLGIVASILLVVFVTATSDYRQSLQFRDLDKEKKKISIQVTRNGYRQKLSIYELLPGDLVHLAIGDQVPADGVFVSGFSVSIDESSLTGESNPVKVNSENPFLMSGTKVQDGSCKMLVATVGMRTQWGKLMATLSEGGNDETPLQVKLNGVATIIGKIGLFFAIVTFTVLVQKLFSTKLIEGTQWNWSGDDALMLLEYFAIAVTIVVVAVPEGLPLAVTLSLAFAMKKMMNDKALVRNLAACETMGSATTICSDKTGTLTTNHMTVVKSFICMKTSTNDIPTTALNILRQSIFTNTGGEVVSNKDGKREILGSPTDTAILEFGLSIGGDFETERQVAKIIRVEPFNSTKKQMGVVVELPGGGARAHCKGASEIVLGNCDKLINENGEVVNLDEESLTLLKKKIDEFADEALRTLCLAYIDLESGNSGESPIPSSGYTCIGIVGIKDPVRAGVKESVALCRSAGITVRMVTGDNINTAKAIARECGILTDDGIAIEGPEFREKSLEELMVLIPKIQVMARSSPLDKHTLVRHLRTTFGEVVAVTGDGTNDAPALHEADIGLAMGIAGTEVAKESADVIILDDNFSTIVTVAKWGRSVYVNIQKFVQFQLTVNIVALIVNFTSACLTGSAPLTAVQLLWVNMIMDTLGALALATEPPNDELMKRAPVGRKGNFISNVMWRNIFGQAVYQFAVIWMLQSKGKSFFELNGDDSDLVLNTLIFNSFVFCQLFNEVNSREMEKEDVLDGIWKNKVFVSVIAATAVFQVIIIECLGTFANTSPLTAKQWFFSVFTGFLSMPIAKYLKRVPV is encoded by the exons ATGGAGAATTATCTGAATGAGAATTTTGGTGGAGTGAAGCCGAAACATTCATCTGAGGAGGTGTTACAGAGATGGAGGGATATGTGTGGTCTTGTGAAAAACCCTAAACGGCGGTTTCGTTTCACGGCGAACCTCAGCAAGCGCAGCGAGGCTGCTGCTATGCGTCGTACCAATCAG AAGTTAAGGGTTGCGGTTTTGGTGTCGAAGGCAGCATTTCAGTTTGCGAAAT TCGCAGAACCCAGTGACCATACATTACCGGACGAATACAAGGCAGCTGGTTTCGACATCAGCGCCGATGAAGCCGGTGCGCTAGTTGAAAACCACAACCCCGAAAAACTCAAATTCCACGGCGGAGTACATGGCCTTGCAAAGAAGCTTAAAACCTGCACCATCAATGGACTCGCCATGGACGACAAAGATTTGAGCTGCAGACAGGAACTTTTCGGAACCAATGAATTCACCGAACGTGAGCAACGAAGCTTTTGGGTGTTCGTATGGGAAGCCCTCCAAGACATGACTCTCATGGTCCTCGCTGCTTGTGCAATTGTCTCTTTGATCGTCGGCATAGCCACCGAAGGGTGGCCGAAAGGCTCCCACGATGGTCTCGGAATCGTGGCGAGTATTTTGCTGGTTGTGTTCGTGACAGCAACAAGCGATTATCGTCAATCGTTACAGTTCCGGGATTTGgacaaagagaagaagaagatatcGATTCAAGTTACCAGAAACGGTTATCGGCAAAAGTTATCGATATACGAGCTTCTTCCCGGTGATCTTGTCCATCTCGCCATCGGAGACCAAGTTCCGGCAGACGGAGTTTTCGTCTCCGGATTTTCAGTCTCAATCGACGAATCAAGTTTGACCGGCGAGAGCAATCCGGTGAAAGTCAACTCCGAGAACCCTTTCTTAATGTCGGGAACCAAAGTCCAAGATGGCTCCTGTAAGATGCTAGTCGCAACAGTCGGGATGAGAACTCAATGGGGAAAATTAATGGCGACTTTGAGCGAAGGCGGAAACGACGAAACTCCATTACAGGTGAAATTAAACGGAGTCGCCACCATCATcggaaaaatcggtcttttcttcgCCATCGTAACGTTTACAGTTCTAGTTCAAAAACTCTTCTCCACCAAATTGATCGAAGGAACTCAATGGAATTGGTCCGGCGATGATGCCCTAATGTTATTAGAATACTTCGCAATCGCTGTCACCATTGTTGTCGTTGCAGTTCCCGAAGGTCTCCCATTGGCTGTAACACTAAGTCTCGCTTTTgccatgaagaagatgatgaacgaTAAAGCACTTGTCAGAAACCTCGCCGCCTGTGAAACCATGGGGTCCGCCACCACTATTTGCAGCGATAAAACCGGAACTCTCACCACCAACCACATGACAGTTGTCAAATCATTCATTTGCATGAAAACCTCCACCAACGACATTCCGACCACCGCATTAAACATCCTCCGGCAATCAATCTTCACCAACACCGGTGGAGAAGTCGTCAGCAACAAAGACGGGAAGCGGGAAATCCTCGGGTCGCCAACAGACACCGCGATTTTGGAATTCGGGTTGTCGATTGGCGGCGATTTTGAAACGGAACGCCAGGTGGCGAAAATTATCCGGGTCGAACCGTTTAACTCCACTAAGAAGCAgatgggggtggtggtggagcTTCCCGGAGGTGGTGCTAGAGCACACTGTAAAGGTGCTTCCGAAATCGTCTTGGGGAATTGTGATAAACTGATTAACGAAAATGGTGAAGTTGTAAATCTTGATGAAGAGTCTCTTActttattaaagaaaaaaatCGATGAATTTGCTGACGAGGCTCTCCGGACACTATGTCTAGCGTATATAGACCTAGAAAGTGGTAATTCCGGGGAATCACCGATTCCATCATCCGGGTACACTTGTATCGGAATTGTGGGGATTAAAGATCCGGTCAGGGCAGGGGTGAAGGAGTCGGTGGCTCTCTGTCGGTCAGCTGGGATAACCGTTCGAATGGTGACCGGAGACAATATCAACACTGCAAAGGCGATAGCTCGAGAATGTGGGATTCTGACGGACGACGGAATTGCGATTGAAGGTCCGGAATTCCGAGAGAAGAGTTTGGAGGAATTGATGGTTTTGATTCCGAAGATTCAGGTGATGGCTCGGTCTTCACCGTTGGATAAGCATACGTTGGTGAGACATTTGCGGACCACTTTTGGTGAGGTGGTGGCAGTGACTGGAGATGGGACGAATGATGCTCCGGCACTTCATGAGGCGGATATTGGACTTGCTATGGGGATTGCTGGAACTGAGGTGGCGAAAGAGAGCGCTGATGTCATCATTCTGGATGATAATTTTTCAACGATTGTTACAGTTGCAAAATGGGGGCGATCGGTTTATGTTAACATTCAGAAGTTTGTTCAGTTTCAACTCACCGTCAATATTGTCGCGTTGATCGTCAACTTCACTTCCGCTTGTTTGACAG GGAGTGCACCGCTGACAGCTGTACAGCTATTGTGGGTGAACATGATAATGGATACATTGGGAGCACTAGCACTTGCAACAGAGCCTCCAAATGATGAGCTAATGAAAAGAGCTCCGGTTGGAAGAAAAGGGAATTTCATAAGCAATGTGATGTGGAGGAACATCTTCGGGCAGGCTGTGTATCAGTTTGCAGTCATTTGGATGCTTCAATCGAAAGGGAAATCATTTTTCGAGCTCAATGGAGATGATTCTGATCTGGTCCTCAACACACTAATTTTCAACTCTTTTGTCTTCTGTCAG CTTTTTAATGAGGTTAACTCGAGGGAAATGGAGAAAGAAGACGTGTTGGATGGAATATGGAAGAATAAGGTTTTTGTGAGTGTGATTGCTGCAACTGCGGTTTTCCAGGTGATAATTATCGAGTGTTTGGGTACCTTTGCGAATACGTCACCATTAACAGCCAAACAATGGTTTTTTAGTGTTTTTACTGGGTTCTTGAGTATGCCAATTGCTAAGTATCTGAAAAGGGTCCCTGTTTAA